One genomic segment of Pseudomonas fortuita includes these proteins:
- a CDS encoding alpha/beta fold hydrolase — MRIRTLLAAIGTSLSLGSALAAPSQPVPVAGERISVKVEGTGPDVILIPGLASSREVWAGLASTLRQQHRLHLVQVAGFAGSPAVPAVDGRVAAPVAEAVADYIRSQRLEAPAIIGHSLGGEVALMLGARHPEQVGRLMVVDALPFYTLLMDPTATAETAAPQAATFRDGMLLAPAAQAEAMQRAAIDRLAKTAAARPALVEAALRSDRKAVADATYELMTTDLRPELGDIQAPVQVVYAYDPLYGIPATSVDATFANAYAGTRNISFKRIDGSFHFVMLDQPQAFAQTVVNFLDR, encoded by the coding sequence ATGCGCATACGCACCCTGCTTGCAGCAATCGGGACCAGCTTGTCGCTGGGCTCGGCATTGGCTGCGCCAAGCCAGCCAGTGCCTGTAGCGGGCGAACGTATTTCGGTAAAGGTCGAGGGCACCGGGCCGGACGTCATCCTGATCCCCGGGCTGGCCTCTTCCCGTGAGGTTTGGGCGGGGCTCGCCAGCACACTGCGCCAGCAGCATCGCCTGCACCTTGTGCAGGTTGCAGGCTTTGCCGGTTCGCCTGCCGTGCCCGCTGTGGACGGGCGCGTGGCCGCTCCTGTGGCCGAGGCGGTTGCCGACTATATCCGTAGCCAGCGCCTTGAGGCGCCGGCCATCATTGGCCATTCGCTGGGCGGTGAGGTGGCGCTGATGCTTGGCGCACGCCACCCGGAGCAGGTCGGGCGGCTGATGGTTGTCGATGCGCTGCCGTTTTACACGTTGTTGATGGACCCCACGGCCACTGCCGAAACGGCTGCACCCCAGGCTGCCACATTCCGTGATGGGATGCTGCTGGCCCCGGCAGCGCAGGCCGAAGCCATGCAGCGTGCGGCCATTGACCGGCTGGCCAAGACCGCTGCGGCCAGGCCCGCATTGGTAGAGGCCGCGCTGCGCTCGGACCGCAAGGCGGTAGCCGACGCTACCTATGAACTGATGACCACCGACCTGCGCCCGGAGCTTGGCGATATCCAGGCGCCGGTGCAGGTCGTCTATGCCTATGACCCCTTGTATGGCATACCCGCTACCAGCGTCGATGCAACCTTCGCAAACGCCTATGCCGGGACGCGAAACATCAGCTTCAAACGTATCGATGGCAGCTTCCACTTCGTCATGCTGGACCAACCGCAGGCCTTCGCGCAGACGGTAGTCAATTTCCTCGATCGCTGA
- a CDS encoding methyl-accepting chemotaxis protein, with product MLANLKIRTGMFWVLSLFSLTLLFSTVSAWRAAVGSGQQITELDQTAHQSDRLNNALLMAIRSSANVSSGFIEQLGGHDESAGKRMALSVELNDKSQKLVDEFVENVREPALRTLATELQATFAEYAKAVAGQREATRQRSLEQYFKVNIDAGNAMGRLQALRQQLVGVLSERGQQIMLESDRRLARAQMLSLGLLGVTLLLAALCWAFIAQRVLHPLREAGRHFQRIAGGDLSVPVQGQGNNEIGQLFHELQRMQQSQRDTLGQINHCARQLDAAATALNAVTEESASNLRQQGQELEQAATAVTEMTTAVEEVARNAITTSQTTSESNQLAAQSRQQVSDNIDGTEAMTREIQTSSAHLEQLVGQVRDIGKVLEVIRSVSEQTNLLALNAAIEAARAGEAGRGFAVVADEVRTLAYRTQQSTQEIEQMIGRVQAGTEAAVASMQASTNRAQSTLDVTLASGQVLEGIYSAIGEINERNLVIASAAEEQAQVAREVDRNLLNIRELSINSATGAQQTSEASKALSGLVGEMTALVGRFRV from the coding sequence ATGCTTGCCAACCTCAAGATACGTACCGGAATGTTCTGGGTGCTGTCGTTGTTCAGCCTGACCCTGCTGTTTTCCACCGTCAGTGCCTGGCGGGCAGCAGTGGGCAGCGGTCAGCAGATCACCGAACTGGACCAGACCGCACACCAGTCGGACCGGTTGAACAATGCGTTGTTGATGGCAATCCGTTCCAGCGCCAATGTGTCCTCGGGCTTCATCGAGCAGTTGGGCGGCCATGACGAGAGTGCAGGCAAGCGCATGGCGCTGTCAGTCGAGCTGAACGACAAGAGCCAGAAGCTGGTCGACGAGTTCGTTGAAAATGTCCGCGAGCCAGCCCTTCGCACGCTGGCAACCGAGCTGCAGGCTACCTTTGCCGAATATGCCAAGGCGGTAGCCGGGCAGCGCGAAGCGACCCGCCAGCGTTCGCTGGAGCAGTACTTCAAGGTCAACATCGATGCCGGCAATGCCATGGGCCGACTGCAAGCGCTACGCCAGCAGCTGGTTGGCGTACTGAGCGAACGTGGCCAGCAGATCATGCTGGAGTCAGACCGTCGTCTGGCGCGTGCACAAATGCTGAGCCTGGGGCTGCTAGGGGTGACCTTGCTGCTGGCTGCACTGTGCTGGGCCTTCATTGCCCAGCGAGTGCTGCATCCGCTGCGTGAAGCCGGTCGGCACTTCCAGCGCATTGCCGGTGGTGACCTGAGCGTGCCGGTGCAAGGGCAGGGCAACAACGAGATCGGCCAGCTATTCCATGAACTGCAGCGTATGCAGCAGAGCCAGCGCGACACCCTGGGGCAGATCAACCACTGTGCCCGGCAGCTGGACGCAGCCGCCACTGCGTTGAACGCGGTTACCGAGGAAAGCGCCAGCAACCTGCGTCAGCAGGGGCAGGAGCTGGAGCAGGCAGCTACTGCTGTGACCGAAATGACCACGGCCGTGGAGGAAGTTGCGCGCAACGCTATCACTACATCGCAAACCACCAGCGAGTCCAACCAGCTGGCCGCACAAAGCCGCCAGCAAGTCAGCGACAACATCGATGGCACCGAGGCCATGACCCGCGAGATCCAGACCAGCAGTGCGCACCTGGAGCAATTGGTGGGGCAGGTCCGGGATATCGGCAAAGTACTGGAAGTGATCCGCTCGGTGTCCGAGCAAACCAACCTGCTGGCACTCAATGCTGCCATCGAGGCGGCCCGCGCCGGTGAGGCCGGGCGCGGCTTTGCGGTGGTGGCAGATGAGGTACGCACGCTGGCCTACCGCACCCAACAATCGACCCAGGAAATCGAACAGATGATCGGCCGCGTGCAGGCGGGCACCGAGGCGGCGGTGGCGTCGATGCAGGCCAGCACCAACCGCGCCCAGTCGACACTGGACGTGACCTTGGCCTCGGGGCAGGTGCTGGAAGGTATCTACAGTGCGATTGGCGAAATCAACGAGCGCAACCTGGTCATCGCCAGTGCGGCCGAAGAGCAAGCTCAGGTGGCGCGGGAAGTGGACCGCAACCTGCTGAACATTCGCGAGCTGTCGATCAACTCGGCGACAGGAGCGCAGCAGACCAGCGAGGCGAGCAAGGCGCTGTCGGGGCTGGTGGGGGAGATGACGGCATTGGTGGGGCGGTTCAGGGTGTAA
- the mgtA gene encoding magnesium-translocating P-type ATPase codes for MTVKHRNTSSAKAERETRLSTRAAREARNGLAVTLANLDASEQGLTEHEAAKRLERDGANQVAHDPQPHALVQLLKALHNPFIYVLLILAGISFVTDYWLPVSAGETDDADLTKVIIIMTMVSLSSLLRFWQEYRSNKAADALKAMVRTTATVLRREQVGQAPRLREVPMDKLVAGDIVQLSAGDMIPADIRLLESRDLFISQAVLTGEALPVEKYDTLGNVAQKSATGHGANPDNLLELPNICFMGTNVVSGRARAVVVATGRRTYFGSLAKAIAGSRSQTAFDRGVNSVSSLLIRFMLVMVPVVFMINGVVKGDWGDAFLFALAVAVGLTPEMLPMIVSANLAKGAVAMARRKVVVKRLNAIQNLGSMDVLCTDKTGTLTQDRIILEHHVRFDGQRDRHILELAWLNSHHQSGIRNLMDQAVLHFAGQDSQFQVPYAYAKVDELPFDFIRRRLSVVVKNALGDHLLVSKGAVEEMLAIATHVQEGDRVVTLDPLRRQQLLASADAYNQDGFRVLVVATREIPSAEGKAQYHTDDERDLVIQGFLTFLDPPKETAGPAIAALRDMGVRVKVLTGDNPVVTCKVCREVGLEPGLPLLGQDIERMDDTTLKLQVEERTVFAKLTPLQKSRVLKALQANGHTVGFLGDGINDAAALRDADVGISVDSGTDIAKESADIILLEKSLMVLEEGVLKGRETFGNIMKYLCMTASSNFGNVFSVLVASAFIPFLPMLAIHLLLQNLMYDFSQLSLPWDRMDKEFLSKPRKWDARNIGRFMLWIGPTSSIFDITTFALMWYVFAANSVEMQALFQSGWFIEGLLSQTLVVHMLRTRKVPFFQSTAALPVVLATGLVMALGIYIPFSPVGAMVGLVPLPWAYFPWLVATLLGYCVVAQGMKTLYIRRFGQWF; via the coding sequence ATGACTGTCAAACACCGCAACACCTCATCGGCCAAGGCCGAACGCGAAACTCGCCTGTCTACCCGCGCCGCCCGTGAAGCGCGCAATGGCCTGGCCGTTACCCTCGCCAACCTCGATGCCAGCGAGCAGGGCCTGACCGAGCACGAAGCTGCCAAGCGCCTGGAGCGCGATGGGGCCAACCAGGTTGCCCACGACCCGCAACCCCACGCCCTGGTGCAATTGCTCAAGGCCCTGCATAACCCGTTCATCTATGTACTGCTGATTCTGGCCGGGATCAGCTTCGTCACCGACTACTGGCTGCCGGTCAGCGCAGGCGAAACGGACGACGCCGACCTGACCAAGGTCATCATCATCATGACCATGGTCAGCCTTAGCAGCCTGCTGCGCTTCTGGCAGGAATACCGCTCGAACAAGGCCGCCGACGCGCTCAAGGCAATGGTGCGCACTACCGCAACCGTGCTACGCCGCGAGCAGGTCGGGCAGGCCCCGCGCCTGCGCGAAGTGCCCATGGACAAACTGGTGGCCGGCGACATCGTGCAGCTATCTGCAGGCGACATGATCCCGGCCGATATCCGCCTGCTTGAATCGCGCGACCTGTTTATCAGCCAGGCGGTGCTCACTGGCGAAGCGCTGCCGGTCGAGAAGTACGACACCTTGGGCAATGTCGCCCAGAAGTCCGCCACCGGGCATGGCGCCAACCCGGACAACCTGCTCGAGCTGCCAAACATCTGCTTCATGGGCACCAACGTCGTCAGCGGCCGCGCGCGCGCTGTGGTGGTCGCCACCGGCCGACGTACCTATTTCGGCTCGCTGGCCAAGGCCATCGCCGGTTCCCGCAGCCAGACCGCCTTCGATCGCGGCGTGAACAGCGTCAGCAGCCTGCTGATCCGCTTCATGCTGGTGATGGTACCGGTGGTGTTCATGATCAACGGTGTGGTCAAGGGCGACTGGGGGGATGCCTTCCTCTTCGCGCTTGCCGTGGCAGTGGGCCTGACCCCTGAAATGCTGCCAATGATCGTCAGTGCCAACCTGGCCAAGGGCGCTGTGGCCATGGCCCGGCGCAAGGTGGTGGTCAAGCGCCTGAACGCCATCCAGAACCTGGGCTCCATGGACGTACTGTGCACAGACAAGACCGGCACGCTCACCCAGGACCGGATCATCCTCGAACACCACGTGCGCTTCGATGGCCAGCGCGATCGGCATATCCTTGAACTGGCCTGGCTCAACAGCCACCACCAAAGCGGCATCCGCAACCTGATGGACCAGGCCGTGCTGCATTTTGCTGGCCAGGACAGCCAGTTCCAGGTGCCTTACGCTTACGCAAAGGTAGACGAACTACCGTTCGACTTCATCCGCCGTCGCCTGTCCGTGGTAGTGAAAAATGCACTTGGCGATCACCTGCTGGTAAGCAAGGGGGCGGTCGAGGAAATGCTCGCCATCGCCACCCATGTGCAGGAGGGCGACCGTGTCGTTACTCTGGACCCGCTCCGCCGCCAGCAGCTTCTGGCCAGCGCCGATGCCTACAACCAGGACGGCTTCCGCGTGCTGGTGGTCGCCACCCGCGAGATCCCGTCGGCCGAAGGCAAGGCGCAGTACCACACCGACGATGAGCGCGACTTGGTGATCCAGGGCTTCCTGACCTTCCTCGACCCACCCAAGGAAACTGCCGGCCCGGCCATTGCCGCCCTGCGTGACATGGGGGTGCGGGTGAAGGTGCTGACCGGCGACAACCCGGTGGTTACCTGTAAGGTCTGCCGAGAGGTGGGCCTGGAGCCAGGCCTGCCGCTGCTCGGCCAGGACATCGAGCGCATGGACGACACCACCCTGAAGCTTCAGGTCGAGGAACGCACTGTCTTCGCCAAGCTCACCCCGCTGCAGAAATCACGCGTGCTCAAGGCCCTGCAGGCCAATGGTCACACGGTCGGTTTCCTCGGCGACGGTATCAACGACGCCGCCGCCCTGCGCGATGCCGACGTCGGTATCTCGGTGGACAGCGGCACCGACATCGCCAAGGAGTCGGCCGATATCATCTTGCTGGAAAAAAGCCTGATGGTACTGGAGGAGGGGGTGCTCAAAGGCCGCGAAACCTTCGGCAACATCATGAAGTACCTGTGCATGACTGCCAGTTCCAACTTTGGCAACGTGTTCTCGGTCCTGGTGGCCAGTGCGTTCATTCCGTTCCTGCCGATGCTGGCAATCCACCTGCTGCTGCAGAACCTGATGTACGACTTCTCCCAGCTGTCGCTGCCGTGGGACCGCATGGACAAGGAGTTTCTCAGCAAGCCCCGCAAATGGGACGCCCGCAACATCGGCCGCTTCATGCTGTGGATCGGCCCTACTTCGTCGATCTTCGACATCACCACCTTTGCCCTGATGTGGTATGTGTTCGCCGCCAATAGCGTCGAGATGCAGGCGCTGTTCCAGTCTGGCTGGTTCATCGAAGGGTTGCTGTCACAGACCTTGGTGGTGCACATGCTGCGCACCCGCAAGGTGCCGTTCTTCCAAAGCACCGCTGCGCTGCCGGTGGTGCTGGCAACGGGGCTGGTGATGGCATTGGGTATCTACATCCCGTTCTCGCCGGTGGGCGCGATGGTGGGCCTGGTGCCGCTGCCATGGGCATACTTCCCTTGGCTGGTTGCTACCCTGCTGGGCTACTGCGTGGTCGCGCAAGGGATGAAGACCCTTTACATCCGCCGCTTCGGGCAGTGGTTCTGA
- a CDS encoding DUF2493 domain-containing protein produces MRVLICAGRNYADTRRCRQALDDVQRQRPIRVLIHGGSQFLGGEIESWAREHGADLVRYPPNWQLHGKQAERLRNLFMLNDSRPDLLLALPGGDDTEELLARARGAEVPVICGRQPRRPERDEPGVG; encoded by the coding sequence ATGCGAGTACTGATCTGTGCGGGACGCAACTATGCCGACACCCGGCGCTGCCGCCAGGCCCTGGATGACGTTCAGCGCCAGCGGCCGATCCGGGTGTTGATCCACGGTGGCAGCCAGTTCCTGGGCGGCGAGATCGAAAGCTGGGCACGTGAGCACGGTGCCGATCTGGTGCGCTACCCGCCGAACTGGCAGTTGCACGGCAAGCAGGCCGAACGCCTGCGCAACCTGTTCATGCTTAACGACAGTCGCCCTGATCTGTTGCTTGCCCTGCCCGGGGGCGATGACACAGAGGAACTGCTGGCCAGGGCTCGCGGCGCGGAGGTTCCGGTGATTTGCGGCAGGCAACCACGGCGGCCCGAGCGGGATGAACCTGGCGTGGGATAA
- a CDS encoding MFS transporter, whose protein sequence is MPSNRQAPRGLPEHNQQSVTQQWLAILSVAVGAFALVTSEFLPVGVLNDVASDLGISAGLAGLMVTLPGIMAALAAPLISVGVGALDRRYLLIGLTLIMIIANTIVAYAVDFNLLLVGRVLLGVSIGGFWATAIALSGRLAPDGMGVAKANSIIMAGVTLATVVGVPVGTWLSGLMGWRMTFLVTALVGIPVLLAQVFLLPRLLPEKAIRISDLPALFINPQARIGLIAVLLIGLAHFAAYTYVAPFFKQNAGFDGPTIGSLLLLYGVAGFMGNIFAGYAANRSVRHTLMLVALMIAVSTALFPHFATGMTGAAMLIALWGFAFGAFPACANIWMFVVAPKDVERGMPLFVAMFQVIIALGSFFGGQVVDHMGTAVLLSLATALVGCGFVTVLVLGRNVSNNLAAQPG, encoded by the coding sequence ATGCCAAGCAACCGCCAGGCCCCTCGCGGCCTTCCCGAACATAATCAGCAGAGCGTCACACAGCAATGGCTGGCAATCCTCTCGGTCGCCGTGGGTGCCTTCGCCCTGGTCACCAGCGAGTTCCTCCCGGTGGGGGTGCTCAACGATGTGGCCAGTGACCTCGGCATCAGTGCAGGCCTTGCCGGCCTGATGGTGACCTTGCCCGGTATCATGGCCGCGCTGGCCGCGCCGTTGATTTCCGTGGGGGTCGGCGCGCTGGACCGGCGCTACCTGCTGATCGGCCTGACGCTGATCATGATCATCGCCAACACCATCGTGGCCTACGCCGTCGACTTCAATTTGCTGTTGGTCGGCCGCGTGCTGCTGGGTGTCAGTATCGGTGGTTTCTGGGCAACCGCCATCGCCCTCAGCGGCCGCCTGGCGCCCGACGGCATGGGCGTGGCCAAGGCCAACTCGATCATCATGGCCGGCGTAACTCTGGCGACCGTAGTGGGCGTGCCCGTGGGCACCTGGCTGAGCGGCCTGATGGGCTGGCGCATGACGTTCCTGGTCACCGCACTGGTAGGCATACCTGTGCTGCTGGCGCAGGTATTCCTGCTGCCGCGGCTGCTGCCGGAAAAGGCCATTCGCATCAGCGACCTGCCGGCCTTGTTCATCAACCCACAAGCGCGGATCGGGCTGATTGCCGTGCTGCTGATCGGCCTGGCGCACTTTGCCGCGTACACCTATGTTGCCCCGTTCTTCAAACAGAATGCCGGCTTTGACGGGCCTACGATTGGATCGCTGTTGCTGCTGTATGGCGTCGCCGGGTTCATGGGTAACATTTTCGCGGGCTACGCTGCCAACCGCAGCGTGCGGCATACCCTGATGCTGGTTGCGCTGATGATTGCTGTCAGCACCGCCCTGTTCCCGCACTTCGCCACCGGCATGACGGGCGCTGCCATGCTGATCGCGCTGTGGGGCTTCGCTTTCGGTGCGTTCCCGGCCTGCGCCAACATCTGGATGTTCGTGGTGGCACCCAAGGATGTTGAACGTGGCATGCCGCTGTTCGTAGCCATGTTCCAGGTGATCATTGCGCTGGGCTCTTTCTTCGGCGGGCAGGTGGTCGACCATATGGGCACGGCGGTGCTGTTGAGCCTGGCTACCGCGTTGGTGGGCTGTGGTTTTGTCACCGTGCTGGTGCTGGGGCGCAACGTGAGCAATAACCTTGCTGCGCAGCCGGGCTGA
- a CDS encoding TetR/AcrR family transcriptional regulator, producing the protein MYAQPDLPHTTSEGADATFGSVDHALGNPGIRRKNHKLILQAASEAFAVTGFTATHSHEIAERAGLPKANLYYYFQTKENLYVQVLMSFIEPLVRASAALRKSDDPIVGLRAYVKARIRIIREHPFSAAVFSQELLSGGTRLPEVCKNMLQEEARRNVACLRNWIEDGRLAPCDPEHLMIFIWSATRTYTNLAWQMSQLRGVAIPDKLDFDRATRTVTQMVLGGVLPVKQTAVTPP; encoded by the coding sequence ATGTACGCCCAACCCGACCTGCCACACACGACCAGCGAGGGTGCTGACGCCACTTTCGGCTCGGTCGACCACGCGCTGGGCAACCCCGGTATCCGGCGCAAGAATCACAAGCTTATTCTGCAGGCGGCCAGCGAAGCGTTTGCCGTCACCGGCTTCACCGCCACCCATTCGCACGAAATTGCCGAGCGCGCCGGGTTGCCCAAGGCCAATCTCTATTACTACTTCCAGACAAAAGAGAATTTGTACGTCCAGGTGCTGATGAGCTTCATCGAGCCGCTGGTCAGGGCCTCGGCAGCGTTGCGAAAAAGCGACGACCCGATAGTGGGCCTGCGGGCCTATGTCAAAGCCCGGATACGCATCATTCGAGAGCACCCGTTCAGCGCCGCCGTGTTCAGCCAGGAGTTGCTCTCAGGGGGCACGCGCCTGCCTGAGGTGTGCAAGAACATGCTGCAGGAGGAAGCCAGGCGCAACGTCGCCTGCCTGCGCAACTGGATCGAGGATGGCCGGTTGGCGCCCTGTGACCCCGAACACCTGATGATTTTCATCTGGTCGGCAACGCGTACCTATACCAATCTTGCCTGGCAAATGTCGCAGCTCAGAGGCGTGGCTATACCTGACAAGTTGGACTTTGATCGCGCCACCCGCACGGTCACCCAGATGGTGCTGGGCGGTGTCTTACCGGTGAAGCAAACGGCTGTGACACCGCCCTGA
- a CDS encoding GNAT family N-acetyltransferase: MPADFERLNREPEMRLSVGLMRRTVVGYSLVNLAPEPLGIPAADGIAELSKCYVLPEYHGAGVAQRLMADVLQGVVGALRLTVNDSNSRAIAFYLRNGFAVVGETTFQCGADVHRDLVMLHAGRAAP; encoded by the coding sequence ATGCCAGCCGACTTTGAACGCTTGAACCGGGAACCGGAAATGCGCCTGTCGGTAGGCCTGATGCGCCGTACGGTCGTCGGCTACAGCCTGGTCAACCTTGCCCCAGAGCCCCTGGGCATTCCGGCTGCCGATGGCATCGCCGAGCTCAGCAAATGCTACGTGCTGCCCGAATACCACGGGGCGGGTGTGGCCCAGCGGCTGATGGCTGATGTGCTGCAGGGCGTTGTGGGGGCTCTGCGGTTGACGGTCAATGACAGCAACAGCCGGGCTATTGCTTTCTACTTGCGCAACGGCTTTGCAGTGGTGGGTGAAACCACGTTCCAGTGCGGGGCGGATGTACATCGGGACCTGGTGATGCTGCACGCAGGCCGGGCAGCCCCCTGA
- a CDS encoding universal stress protein: MNPLKHILVATDLSPHARNAAERAAYLSNAQQASLDLLYVANPAPFERLKQLVAPDDDLLKRVLDSAGEKTRALAALLFQRYNISAGVQVASGSVITEITRVVQDKHSDLLVCGAKGQSVARRLLLGSTVQKMLNHMPCPLLVVKPAPRDTYRTVLVPVDFSPASLRAIKLARAIAPQAEIILLHVYEAPFEGSVRFAHIDYDTLTHYRNVIRKDAQAQLAALSEAAGIADARQILEHGDPGWRIAEQEQALECDLIVVGKQGASALEELLVGSVTKHVLNESQCDVLVTP, encoded by the coding sequence ATGAACCCGCTGAAACACATACTGGTAGCCACCGACCTCTCCCCCCATGCCCGCAACGCTGCAGAGCGCGCTGCCTACCTGAGCAACGCGCAACAGGCCTCACTGGACCTGCTCTACGTTGCCAACCCGGCCCCCTTCGAGCGCCTCAAGCAGTTGGTGGCGCCTGATGACGACCTGTTGAAGCGGGTACTGGACAGCGCCGGCGAAAAAACCCGCGCACTGGCAGCCCTGCTGTTCCAGCGCTACAACATTTCCGCGGGTGTGCAGGTCGCCAGCGGGTCGGTGATCACGGAAATCACCCGGGTGGTGCAGGACAAACACAGCGACCTGCTGGTATGCGGCGCCAAGGGCCAGAGCGTGGCGCGGCGCCTGCTGCTGGGTTCAACCGTGCAAAAAATGCTCAACCACATGCCCTGCCCTTTACTGGTGGTCAAGCCGGCCCCTCGTGATACCTATCGCACGGTGCTGGTGCCGGTCGATTTCTCTCCCGCTTCGCTGCGCGCCATCAAACTGGCCAGGGCCATTGCCCCACAGGCCGAAATCATTCTGCTCCATGTGTACGAAGCCCCGTTCGAAGGCAGCGTGCGTTTCGCCCATATCGACTACGACACCCTCACCCACTACCGCAATGTCATCCGCAAGGACGCACAGGCACAACTCGCTGCATTGAGTGAGGCCGCGGGCATTGCCGATGCACGGCAGATTCTGGAGCACGGTGACCCTGGCTGGCGCATTGCCGAGCAGGAACAGGCGCTGGAGTGCGACCTGATCGTCGTCGGCAAGCAGGGTGCGAGCGCGCTGGAGGAGCTGTTGGTTGGCAGCGTTACCAAGCATGTACTGAACGAATCGCAGTGTGATGTGCTGGTCACGCCCTAG
- a CDS encoding AzlD family protein has protein sequence MIDLPTLVTLVGMAVVTYLTRALGFLLLRNRTLGPQLTQVLNAAPGCVLIAVIAPKFVSGHPADLIALGLTVYAATRFSLLPVVVFTIVMTGGLRLLLPA, from the coding sequence ATGATTGACCTTCCTACACTGGTCACCCTCGTGGGCATGGCCGTGGTCACCTACCTGACCCGTGCGCTGGGCTTTTTACTGCTGCGCAACCGCACCCTTGGGCCGCAACTGACGCAGGTGCTGAACGCCGCGCCCGGCTGCGTGCTGATTGCCGTAATCGCACCCAAGTTCGTTTCCGGGCACCCGGCCGACCTGATTGCGCTAGGGCTTACGGTGTACGCAGCAACGCGGTTTTCCCTCTTGCCGGTGGTGGTATTTACCATCGTGATGACGGGGGGGCTGCGCCTGTTGCTGCCGGCATGA
- a CDS encoding AzlC family ABC transporter permease → MNTLEPVLNDPPATTPQSELRRGAVAALPVLLGFIPCALVLGAQASQHHLAAGEVALMTGLNFGGGSEFAAVELWTSPPAIWVIIAMTLLVNSRHLLMGAILAPYMRHLPLPKALGALFFMCDESWAMGLADARQRGGFSLRYFMGVSLCLWATWVTFTSLGAQVGPLLGDLRSYGFDMAFAAVFLVLLKGMWKSVHAAVPWLFSLLTAALFYLLIPGGWYVLAGTVAGLVTAYLWAKP, encoded by the coding sequence ATGAATACCCTTGAACCTGTACTGAACGATCCCCCTGCCACCACGCCGCAAAGCGAACTGCGCCGTGGTGCCGTTGCCGCCCTGCCGGTGCTGCTGGGGTTCATCCCTTGTGCCCTGGTACTCGGCGCGCAGGCTTCCCAGCACCACCTGGCAGCAGGCGAAGTGGCTCTGATGACAGGCCTTAACTTCGGTGGCGGCTCGGAGTTTGCCGCTGTCGAGCTGTGGACCTCACCGCCGGCAATATGGGTGATTATCGCCATGACCCTGCTGGTCAACAGCCGCCACCTGCTGATGGGCGCAATCCTGGCGCCGTACATGCGCCACCTGCCGCTGCCAAAGGCATTGGGGGCGCTGTTCTTCATGTGTGACGAAAGCTGGGCCATGGGCCTGGCCGATGCGCGCCAGCGCGGCGGGTTCAGCCTGCGCTATTTCATGGGTGTGTCGCTGTGCCTGTGGGCCACCTGGGTCACGTTCACCAGCCTCGGGGCGCAGGTTGGGCCGCTGCTCGGCGACCTGCGCAGCTATGGCTTCGACATGGCCTTTGCCGCGGTCTTCCTGGTGCTGCTCAAGGGCATGTGGAAAAGCGTACACGCCGCCGTGCCCTGGCTGTTCAGCCTGCTCACCGCCGCACTGTTCTACCTGCTGATTCCCGGTGGCTGGTACGTGCTCGCGGGCACCGTGGCCGGCCTGGTCACTGCTTACCTATGGGCCAAACCATGA
- a CDS encoding Lrp/AsnC ligand binding domain-containing protein, which translates to MRVWLKRQDQDTTDAFVEAVRQLPEVVECHVMAGDCDLLLRVVAADLEAYRRFQIKHLTSLSVVQNVKTEVPMEKIKLTTELPV; encoded by the coding sequence GTGCGGGTGTGGCTCAAGCGCCAGGACCAGGACACCACCGACGCGTTCGTCGAAGCCGTGCGCCAGTTACCCGAAGTGGTGGAGTGCCATGTGATGGCGGGCGATTGCGACTTGCTGTTGCGGGTGGTGGCGGCAGACCTGGAAGCCTATCGACGCTTCCAGATCAAGCACCTGACCAGCCTGAGCGTGGTGCAGAACGTCAAGACCGAAGTGCCGATGGAAAAGATCAAGCTGACCACCGAGCTGCCGGTGTAG